A single region of the bacterium genome encodes:
- a CDS encoding ATP-grasp domain-containing protein, whose amino-acid sequence MARLYEYQGKELLKQEGIPVPNGGMATTPAQAREIAQKIGKPVAVKVQIWAGGRGKAGAIRFADTPEEAEKIASQLFGTKVKGFEVRRLLVEEKLQIEREFYVGVIVDPSKEVRAPVMIFSSEGGMEIEEVPEDKISRVNVDILLGLRPFHALDLARRAGVPRNLLERVADINTKLYRVFRKWDCRTLEINPLVLTQDGKLVAADCRAAIDDSSVYRHPELGITVARESNQEPTDFDEIAWSIEEGDLRGTGYVAQMNQDIDAIATVGYHGIGGGGAILGVDALNKAGLRVANYADTSGNPPASKVYRVAKLVLSQPGIEGYCLGGFIMANQEQWHHAHGLVKALREELPKRPGFPVVLLLCGNREPEALEILREGLKDLPNPVEIYGREHVYDTAFIAQRMRALVEEYQKKRAGQGG is encoded by the coding sequence ATGGCCCGACTTTACGAGTACCAGGGCAAGGAGCTTTTGAAGCAGGAGGGGATTCCCGTTCCCAATGGGGGGATGGCCACGACCCCGGCTCAGGCACGGGAGATCGCCCAAAAGATCGGCAAGCCTGTGGCCGTCAAGGTCCAGATATGGGCTGGGGGCAGGGGCAAGGCTGGTGCCATCCGCTTTGCTGACACCCCTGAGGAGGCGGAGAAAATAGCCTCCCAGCTTTTCGGAACCAAGGTAAAGGGATTCGAGGTGCGAAGGCTCTTGGTGGAGGAAAAGCTGCAGATAGAGCGGGAATTCTACGTAGGGGTGATCGTGGATCCCTCCAAAGAGGTGAGGGCCCCGGTCATGATTTTCAGCAGTGAAGGCGGGATGGAGATAGAGGAGGTTCCCGAGGACAAGATTTCCCGGGTCAATGTGGACATTTTGTTGGGCCTCAGACCCTTCCACGCCCTGGATTTGGCCCGCAGGGCAGGTGTCCCCAGGAATCTGCTGGAGAGGGTGGCTGATATAAACACAAAGCTTTACAGGGTGTTCAGAAAGTGGGATTGCAGGACCTTGGAGATAAATCCATTGGTGCTGACCCAAGATGGGAAGCTGGTGGCTGCAGACTGCAGGGCTGCCATAGACGACTCCTCGGTTTACCGCCATCCTGAGCTGGGCATCACGGTGGCAAGGGAATCCAATCAGGAGCCCACGGATTTTGACGAGATAGCCTGGTCCATAGAAGAAGGAGATCTGAGGGGAACAGGCTATGTTGCCCAAATGAACCAGGATATCGATGCCATCGCCACTGTGGGTTACCACGGTATAGGCGGTGGCGGGGCAATTCTGGGTGTGGATGCCCTTAACAAGGCTGGGCTCAGGGTGGCCAATTACGCAGACACCAGCGGAAACCCTCCGGCCTCCAAGGTTTACAGGGTGGCCAAACTGGTTTTGTCTCAGCCAGGCATAGAAGGCTACTGCCTGGGCGGCTTCATCATGGCCAACCAGGAGCAATGGCATCACGCCCATGGCCTTGTAAAGGCCCTGCGGGAAGAGCTGCCCAAGAGACCGGGATTTCCAGTGGTTTTGTTGCTTTGCGGGAACCGCGAGCCAGAAGCCTTGGAGATTCTCCGGGAAGGACTGAAGGATCTTCCCAACCCTGTGGAGATCTATGGTCGGGAGCACGTGTATGATACGGCCTTCATTGCACAGCGTATGCGCGCTTTGGTGGAGGAATACCAGAAGAAGCGCGCTGGCCAAGGAGGTTGA
- a CDS encoding CoA-binding protein, with protein sequence MGILVDENTSVIVLGITGREGSARAGYMKAYGTKVVAGSTPGRGGTQVDGIPVYDSVEEAVEKHGPIDAAVTFVPGPALRDAVIGAIEAGIKFIVCPVERVPLHDILEMMYVAKNAGAKILGPGTIGILNPGKAVLGWLGANPSWARQVFVPGPVGVISRSGGQSGTVPWALKEAGLGMSTVVHVGTEPVTGISMGDILLEFEKDPETKAVAVFGEIGGAHEEEAAQCIREGKFTKPFVIFVAGAWAPPGMRFSHASSIIERGKGSAKDKIQILKESGAHVVDKPDDIAPTVKRLLGK encoded by the coding sequence ATGGGAATACTTGTAGACGAGAACACAAGCGTTATCGTTTTGGGGATAACAGGCCGAGAGGGATCGGCCAGGGCCGGTTACATGAAGGCCTATGGGACCAAGGTGGTTGCCGGTTCCACCCCTGGCAGGGGTGGTACCCAAGTGGACGGGATTCCCGTATATGACTCTGTAGAGGAGGCCGTGGAGAAGCACGGTCCCATCGATGCGGCAGTGACTTTTGTGCCTGGACCGGCTCTCAGGGACGCTGTGATTGGAGCCATAGAGGCGGGCATTAAGTTCATTGTTTGCCCTGTGGAAAGGGTGCCTCTGCATGACATCCTGGAAATGATGTACGTGGCCAAAAACGCTGGGGCCAAGATCCTCGGGCCTGGAACCATAGGCATCCTGAATCCAGGCAAGGCTGTACTTGGATGGTTAGGGGCGAATCCCAGCTGGGCCAGACAGGTCTTTGTGCCTGGCCCCGTAGGGGTGATCTCCAGAAGCGGTGGGCAGTCAGGCACTGTGCCTTGGGCCCTAAAAGAAGCCGGTCTGGGAATGAGCACGGTGGTGCATGTGGGCACAGAACCTGTCACCGGAATCTCCATGGGTGACATCCTTCTGGAGTTTGAGAAGGACCCTGAAACCAAGGCTGTGGCTGTTTTCGGGGAAATAGGAGGAGCCCATGAGGAGGAGGCTGCCCAGTGCATCAGAGAGGGGAAATTCACCAAGCCCTTCGTTATCTTTGTGGCTGGAGCCTGGGCTCCACCGGGTATGCGTTTCTCACATGCCAGCAGCATCATAGAGAGGGGAAAGGGATCTGCCAAAGACAAGATCCAAATACTGAAAGAATCGGGAGCCCATGTGGTGGATAAGCCTGACGACATTGCTCCTACAGTGAAGCGGCTTTTGGGTAAGTAA
- a CDS encoding CoA ester lyase — protein MAVMRSILYIPGNNEKMVSKAPTFPADIVTLDLEDSVPPAEKPRAREVVRENLKYAGQGGAEVYVRINNWETLLTNDDLEAVVHEGLHGVCLAKCGGPEHVRRLDWKLEELERRRGIPVGTVKIQLLIETAKGVINAYPSAIESPRVNSLIFGAVDYTKDMRVKLTTEGEELKYARAHTAVAARAAGCVAIDCPFVAFQDMEAFERDTAYGRTLGYEGRMLIHPSQIEPSNRIYKPQPEDVEWAQGVVEAFEKDALAKGLAAISYKGKMVDTPVYENARTILAVMEEINAKEAKRKAG, from the coding sequence ATGGCAGTTATGCGTTCTATTCTCTACATCCCGGGCAACAATGAGAAGATGGTCTCCAAGGCTCCTACTTTTCCTGCTGACATAGTTACTCTGGACCTGGAGGATTCGGTGCCTCCTGCCGAGAAACCCAGGGCCAGGGAAGTGGTAAGGGAAAACCTCAAGTATGCTGGTCAGGGAGGAGCAGAGGTCTATGTGCGTATCAACAATTGGGAAACCCTGCTCACCAACGACGACCTGGAGGCCGTGGTTCACGAAGGGCTGCACGGAGTTTGCCTGGCCAAGTGTGGTGGTCCGGAGCACGTGCGCAGGTTAGACTGGAAATTGGAGGAGCTGGAAAGAAGAAGGGGAATACCTGTGGGCACGGTCAAGATACAGCTTCTCATAGAGACTGCCAAGGGTGTCATCAATGCCTATCCTTCTGCCATAGAGAGCCCCAGGGTGAACTCTTTGATTTTCGGGGCTGTGGATTACACTAAAGACATGAGGGTAAAGCTTACCACAGAAGGAGAGGAGCTAAAGTACGCCAGGGCACATACTGCGGTGGCTGCCAGGGCAGCGGGCTGCGTGGCCATAGACTGTCCTTTTGTGGCCTTCCAGGACATGGAGGCCTTTGAGCGGGATACGGCCTATGGCCGCACCCTGGGATATGAGGGCAGGATGCTCATACATCCAAGCCAGATCGAACCCTCCAACCGAATCTACAAGCCTCAGCCAGAGGACGTGGAGTGGGCCCAGGGAGTGGTGGAAGCCTTTGAGAAAGATGCACTGGCCAAAGGCCTGGCTGCCATTTCTTACAAGGGCAAGATGGTGGATACACCGGTCTACGAGAATGCCAGGACCATTCTGGCTGTCATGGAAGAGATCAACGCCAAAGAGGCCAAGAGAAAGGCTGGTTGA
- a CDS encoding FAD-linked oxidase C-terminal domain-containing protein produces the protein MQRRDLVQAVVSIVGKGNVLQDKASLAVYEYDASLFQGRPDVVAFPTDTQQVAQLVKLAHRENVPFLARGAGTNLSGGTAPTKGGIIIDLCRMRRILEIDIKNQTALVEPGVYNLTLQNALAPLGYYYAPDPASQKVSTLGGNVGENSGGPHCLKYGVTSNHVLGAEVVLPNGEVVWLGGAAETPGPDLMGLFVGSEGTLGIATKILVRIMRQPEHVVTILGIFHSLEEAGQTVSDIIGQGIIPATLEIMDNLVIRAVEASVKAGYPEDAEAVLIIELDGLADGMDEQAQRIEEICRANNVVSVRRAKDNVERAELWAGRRGAFGAVARLRPSYLVCDGTVPRTKLPDALRAVKEVSNKYGLPIGNVFHAGDGNLHPLILFDGRNPEELEKVHKAGTEILEAVARLGGTISGEHGIGTEKLKEMRLIFREEDLEMMRRIKKAIDPKDLCNPGKLIPPPAQEAVGHA, from the coding sequence ATGCAAAGGAGGGATCTAGTACAGGCAGTGGTCTCCATAGTGGGAAAGGGCAATGTGCTCCAGGACAAGGCTTCCCTCGCCGTTTACGAGTACGACGCTTCCCTTTTCCAGGGACGGCCCGACGTGGTGGCTTTCCCCACGGACACCCAGCAGGTGGCCCAACTGGTCAAACTGGCCCACCGAGAAAATGTGCCCTTTCTGGCAAGAGGAGCGGGCACCAACCTCAGTGGAGGCACAGCCCCCACCAAAGGGGGTATCATAATCGATCTGTGCCGAATGAGACGCATTCTAGAGATAGACATCAAGAACCAGACAGCCCTCGTGGAACCAGGAGTCTACAATCTGACCCTTCAGAACGCTTTGGCTCCTCTGGGCTACTACTATGCCCCTGACCCAGCCAGCCAAAAGGTGTCCACCTTGGGAGGGAACGTGGGTGAGAACTCAGGTGGTCCCCATTGTTTGAAGTACGGGGTGACCAGCAACCATGTTTTGGGAGCCGAGGTGGTGCTTCCCAATGGTGAGGTGGTTTGGTTGGGGGGAGCAGCGGAGACCCCAGGCCCTGACCTCATGGGTCTGTTCGTAGGCTCCGAGGGCACCCTCGGGATAGCCACCAAGATACTGGTACGCATCATGAGGCAGCCCGAGCATGTGGTGACCATCCTGGGAATCTTTCATTCCCTGGAAGAGGCAGGCCAGACAGTATCTGACATCATAGGTCAAGGCATAATACCCGCCACCTTGGAGATAATGGATAATCTGGTTATCAGGGCGGTGGAGGCCTCGGTGAAAGCCGGGTATCCAGAGGATGCCGAGGCGGTTCTCATCATAGAATTGGACGGTCTGGCCGACGGCATGGATGAACAGGCTCAGCGAATAGAGGAGATCTGTAGGGCCAACAACGTTGTCAGCGTAAGGCGCGCCAAAGATAACGTGGAGAGGGCGGAGCTTTGGGCAGGCAGGAGAGGAGCATTTGGGGCTGTGGCCAGGCTAAGGCCCAGCTATCTTGTTTGCGACGGCACAGTGCCCCGTACCAAGCTGCCAGATGCTCTCAGGGCTGTCAAGGAGGTTTCCAACAAGTACGGACTGCCCATTGGAAACGTTTTTCACGCCGGAGACGGCAACCTCCATCCCCTGATACTCTTTGACGGCCGCAACCCAGAAGAACTGGAAAAGGTGCACAAGGCCGGGACCGAGATCCTGGAAGCCGTGGCCAGACTGGGAGGCACCATAAGCGGAGAACACGGCATAGGCACAGAGAAACTCAAGGAGATGCGCCTCATCTTCCGGGAAGAGGACCTGGAGATGATGCGCAGGATAAAGAAGGCCATAGATCCCAAAGACCTGTGTAACCCTGGGAAGCTGATCCCTCCTCCTGCGCAAGAGGCCGTGGGGCACGCGTGA
- a CDS encoding FAD-binding oxidoreductase — protein sequence MSRKAPEEKKKNVAAARSAEEILKDWGIEAARLEVAASQKDVQSILARACREKMKVLPLGGGTSLGVTVLPEKVDLALDMRPMNAICELDPRNLNIIVEAGRTVRSLNEELAGVERGFMLPLDPPRSAEATLGGCYAANMSGPLRQLYGVLRDQVLGVKAVNAQGNEVAFGGITVKNVSGYDLTKFLIGSAGSLCVVTQVALRILPVPDASGICRIEFPSGADLEGFLLELRQSVLLPSAVVARWSAGQTLRVLTVALEGHPKAVERQAREIQGMAKAHGGSGETQQGREVLLESLRLAVDPRGEIQRTLALKVSVPIAQGLRAAEVLEDLAVKGSLQADLALLAGNGIIFVYAVDESDQLLAEFSKGVREAIVKMGGQVLPVWGPRPSLESWGPRVDPVVGRSMVMPIKQSWDPFGVLLPVGL from the coding sequence GTGAGCCGGAAAGCACCCGAAGAAAAGAAAAAAAATGTGGCTGCTGCTAGGTCTGCAGAGGAGATCCTGAAGGATTGGGGGATTGAAGCCGCTAGGCTGGAGGTTGCAGCTTCGCAAAAGGATGTGCAATCCATTTTGGCCAGAGCTTGCAGGGAAAAGATGAAGGTATTGCCCTTGGGTGGTGGAACTTCCCTGGGTGTTACGGTTTTACCGGAAAAGGTGGACCTGGCCTTGGATATGCGCCCCATGAATGCCATATGCGAGCTGGACCCTCGAAATCTCAACATCATAGTAGAGGCTGGAAGGACTGTCCGCTCTCTGAATGAGGAACTGGCTGGGGTGGAAAGGGGCTTCATGCTCCCGCTGGATCCTCCAAGGTCTGCCGAGGCCACCTTGGGGGGATGTTATGCAGCCAACATGAGCGGTCCCCTAAGACAGCTTTACGGTGTGCTGAGGGATCAGGTCTTGGGCGTAAAGGCTGTCAATGCGCAGGGCAATGAGGTGGCCTTCGGTGGGATCACCGTAAAGAATGTCTCTGGGTATGACCTGACAAAATTTTTGATCGGCTCGGCCGGAAGCCTCTGTGTGGTGACTCAAGTGGCCCTGAGGATTCTTCCGGTTCCCGATGCCTCGGGAATCTGCAGGATAGAGTTTCCCTCTGGGGCAGACCTGGAAGGCTTCCTCCTGGAACTCAGGCAGTCTGTCTTGCTCCCCTCGGCTGTTGTGGCCAGGTGGAGTGCTGGGCAAACCCTCAGAGTCTTGACCGTGGCATTGGAAGGACACCCCAAGGCCGTGGAAAGACAGGCTAGAGAAATCCAGGGCATGGCCAAAGCTCATGGTGGCTCAGGAGAGACCCAGCAGGGCAGAGAGGTGCTTCTGGAGAGTTTGCGTCTGGCTGTGGATCCCAGAGGGGAAATTCAAAGAACCTTGGCGCTAAAGGTGAGTGTGCCCATAGCCCAGGGGCTCAGGGCTGCGGAGGTGCTGGAGGATCTGGCGGTCAAGGGCAGCCTGCAGGCCGATCTAGCCCTTCTGGCAGGCAACGGCATCATCTTTGTATACGCCGTGGACGAATCAGATCAACTGTTGGCCGAGTTCTCCAAGGGTGTACGTGAGGCCATCGTGAAAATGGGAGGCCAGGTGCTGCCTGTTTGGGGTCCAAGGCCATCTTTGGAGAGCTGGGGACCCAGGGTAGATCCTGTTGTGGGCAGGAGTATGGTGATGCCCATAAAACAGTCTTGGGACCCCTTTGGTGTGTTGTTGCCCGTTGGGCTGTGA
- a CDS encoding (Fe-S)-binding protein produces the protein MSNTLKAVYDEVAKCNKCGFCQAHCPIFDITRDERNVARGHNAHIRKLIEGELELNQELKDPLFECLLCRTCVANCFPAVRTDRNVVAGRAEYMKRVGQPKIMKFLFHNLLPDQRKMARYVRLGAYGKNSGMSKLARALGILKWFGKDLDKVESIIEKLPTRFFRDRLENLDLGPKDASTKVAYFVGCGFNFVLPHVSEDTLAVLVHQGIRVDVADNSCCGLPAYGYGDLDAARSIARRNIQILESMDADVVLTECGSCSAFLKDYPELFEEEPSTRERAEKLAKRVRGFSEFMHSRLDQMGAAKGVSLKVTYHDPCHMSRYQKIVKEPRKMLQQIPGVNYVEMPEADRCCGAAGSYNIMHYEQSMAVLSRKMENLQKTGAQVLTTECPGCVIQLSYGVRKEKLPVRVLHLSQLLKEVYLAG, from the coding sequence ATGAGCAATACATTGAAGGCCGTTTACGACGAGGTGGCCAAGTGCAACAAGTGCGGTTTCTGCCAAGCCCATTGTCCTATATTTGATATAACCAGGGATGAGCGCAACGTGGCGCGCGGACACAATGCCCACATAAGGAAGCTCATAGAAGGGGAGCTGGAACTGAACCAGGAACTCAAGGACCCTCTTTTCGAGTGTCTTCTTTGTCGGACCTGTGTGGCCAACTGCTTTCCAGCAGTCCGCACGGATCGAAATGTAGTTGCCGGCAGGGCTGAGTACATGAAGCGGGTGGGCCAGCCCAAGATCATGAAGTTTCTTTTCCACAACCTGTTGCCAGACCAGCGCAAGATGGCACGGTACGTGCGCCTTGGGGCTTACGGGAAGAACTCAGGCATGAGCAAACTGGCCAGGGCCCTGGGGATACTCAAGTGGTTCGGAAAAGACCTGGACAAGGTGGAGTCCATCATAGAGAAACTTCCCACCAGGTTCTTCAGGGACAGGCTGGAGAATCTTGATCTGGGGCCCAAAGATGCATCCACCAAGGTGGCCTATTTCGTGGGCTGTGGTTTTAATTTCGTGCTCCCCCACGTGAGCGAAGATACCCTGGCAGTTTTGGTACACCAGGGAATTCGAGTGGATGTAGCGGACAACAGTTGCTGTGGGCTTCCTGCGTACGGCTACGGTGATCTGGATGCGGCCCGCTCCATTGCCAGAAGAAACATCCAGATCCTGGAGTCCATGGATGCGGATGTGGTGCTCACGGAATGCGGAAGTTGTTCGGCCTTCCTGAAGGACTACCCGGAACTCTTCGAAGAGGAGCCTTCCACCAGAGAAAGGGCCGAGAAACTGGCCAAACGCGTACGAGGCTTCAGCGAGTTCATGCATTCCAGGTTGGATCAGATGGGGGCTGCCAAAGGGGTTTCCCTGAAGGTCACGTACCATGATCCATGCCACATGAGCCGTTACCAGAAGATCGTTAAAGAGCCCAGGAAAATGCTGCAGCAGATCCCTGGGGTAAACTACGTGGAGATGCCAGAGGCAGACCGTTGCTGTGGAGCTGCAGGAAGCTACAACATAATGCACTATGAGCAGTCCATGGCGGTCTTGAGCCGCAAGATGGAAAACCTGCAAAAAACAGGCGCCCAGGTGTTGACTACAGAGTGCCCAGGCTGTGTGATACAGCTAAGCTATGGGGTACGCAAGGAAAAGCTTCCAGTGCGAGTGCTCCATCTAAGTCAGCTGCTCAAAGAGGTCTACCTTGCTGGTTGA
- a CDS encoding flavodoxin domain-containing protein: MKKVLVAYDSRTGNTERMAQWIAEGIRMGGHEAELKRITEIKNETELAGYDGYVFGSPTYHRDMIGTMKTFLFLAHKAGLSGRLGGAFGSYTHSGDAAKIIFDTMEHVFKMQMSDLGSFNLLESLVGTQDGMKACHDYGKALASQLG, translated from the coding sequence ATGAAAAAGGTGCTGGTGGCTTACGACAGCAGGACCGGCAACACTGAACGCATGGCCCAGTGGATTGCCGAGGGGATCCGAATGGGCGGCCACGAGGCAGAACTAAAAAGAATAACCGAGATCAAGAACGAGACCGAGTTGGCAGGCTATGACGGCTATGTGTTTGGGTCTCCAACCTATCACAGGGACATGATAGGTACCATGAAAACATTCTTGTTTCTGGCTCACAAGGCAGGGCTCTCCGGAAGACTTGGGGGAGCCTTTGGTTCATACACCCACAGCGGGGATGCAGCAAAAATCATCTTTGACACCATGGAACACGTCTTCAAGATGCAGATGTCTGACCTGGGTTCCTTTAACCTCCTGGAGTCTTTGGTGGGCACACAGGATGGAATGAAGGCCTGCCACGACTATGGCAAGGCTTTGGCTTCCCAACTGGGCTGA
- a CDS encoding pyridoxal-dependent decarboxylase, which produces MLDQGEKSYHMTPQEFRSYGRAVVDWIADYMEQVENYPVLSKVCPGQIRASLPPKAPETGEPFERILEDLGRLIMPGITHWQSPRFFAFFPANNSGPSILGELVAAGLGVQGMIWSTSPACTELETHVLDWMVEMMGLPKSFLSSGPGGGVIQDSASSAVLCAILAARERATRGISNLKGCDGRLTAYASNQAHSSVEKAVGIAGIGRQNLRLIDVDKKFAMRPDELQDAIRKDRASGKIPFFVCATVGTTSSNGMDPLEEIGRICQQEDLWLHVDGAMSGTAAICPEFRYILNGLEKAQSYCFNPHKWMFTNFDCDCMFVADRAPLIQALSILPEYLRNKATESGAVIDYRDWQIPLGRRFRALKLWFVIRHYGIQGLRFHIRRHVELAQEFASWVEKEPHFQLAVKPPLNLVCFRHKGGEQINERILERVNGTGRAYITHTRLDNKLTLRLCVGQTHTCREHVSEVWEQIRKAATP; this is translated from the coding sequence ATGCTGGATCAGGGTGAAAAAAGTTATCACATGACCCCCCAGGAGTTTCGCAGTTACGGTCGAGCCGTGGTGGACTGGATTGCTGACTACATGGAGCAGGTGGAAAATTACCCGGTATTGTCAAAGGTTTGCCCGGGGCAGATAAGAGCCTCTCTTCCTCCCAAGGCTCCAGAGACAGGAGAGCCCTTCGAGAGGATCCTTGAGGACTTGGGAAGACTAATAATGCCAGGAATAACCCATTGGCAATCCCCAAGGTTCTTCGCCTTTTTCCCGGCCAACAACTCAGGGCCGTCCATACTGGGAGAACTCGTGGCAGCAGGCCTAGGGGTTCAGGGCATGATCTGGTCTACGAGCCCTGCCTGCACAGAGCTGGAGACCCATGTGCTTGACTGGATGGTGGAGATGATGGGGCTTCCCAAATCATTTCTTTCCAGCGGGCCTGGAGGAGGCGTGATCCAGGACTCGGCCTCCAGTGCGGTTTTGTGTGCCATACTTGCGGCCAGGGAAAGGGCCACACGAGGGATCAGCAACCTCAAAGGCTGCGATGGGAGGCTGACGGCCTATGCTTCAAACCAGGCCCACTCCTCTGTGGAAAAAGCTGTAGGCATAGCGGGCATAGGCCGCCAGAACCTTCGGCTCATAGATGTGGACAAGAAATTCGCCATGCGACCGGATGAGCTTCAAGATGCCATCAGAAAGGACCGTGCCTCTGGCAAAATCCCCTTTTTCGTATGCGCCACGGTGGGCACCACTTCCTCCAATGGTATGGATCCTCTGGAGGAGATAGGCCGCATCTGCCAGCAGGAAGACCTTTGGCTCCACGTGGATGGAGCCATGAGCGGCACGGCTGCCATTTGCCCCGAGTTCAGGTACATACTCAACGGGCTAGAGAAAGCCCAGAGCTACTGCTTCAACCCACACAAGTGGATGTTCACCAACTTCGATTGCGACTGCATGTTCGTGGCCGATAGGGCTCCTCTGATACAAGCTCTCAGCATCCTTCCCGAGTACCTCAGGAACAAGGCCACCGAAAGCGGAGCAGTCATAGATTACAGGGACTGGCAGATCCCCCTGGGCAGGCGTTTCAGGGCATTGAAGCTTTGGTTCGTGATCAGGCATTACGGTATCCAGGGCCTAAGATTCCACATACGCCGACATGTGGAGCTGGCCCAGGAGTTCGCATCTTGGGTGGAAAAGGAGCCCCATTTCCAACTGGCTGTCAAGCCTCCACTTAACTTGGTCTGTTTTCGCCACAAGGGTGGTGAGCAAATAAACGAGAGGATCCTGGAACGAGTCAATGGCACTGGAAGGGCCTACATCACCCATACCCGCTTGGACAACAAGCTCACATTGAGGCTGTGCGTGGGCCAGACTCACACCTGCAGGGAGCATGTGAGTGAGGTGTGGGAGCAAATAAGAAAGGCAGCCACACCATAA
- a CDS encoding epoxyqueuosine reductase: MAEPLGFNQELQEFVRGLVRYHERGRFPQEPDRRLFEDPILAVAWASDPMFKSLKKIIGTFHQLPVQILRDAFPGRRIDEEEVYVVCYALPITQATRLANSSQYRYPHRDWMLTKIHGEAFNEWLRAELVRWIMGKGHMAAAPILQPSYIQFPHLNGDITSNWSERHACFVAGLGTFGLSRGLITQAGMAVRLGTVVTDLPLKPTARDYDSPFAHCLFLASGRCGICIRRCPAGAITPWGQDKQKCQAHQIAALKRKGRDLGLGLQLSGLHLSCGLCQTGVPCEQGIPRPGSKDLQGASGP, encoded by the coding sequence ATGGCAGAGCCTCTAGGCTTCAACCAGGAGCTTCAAGAGTTTGTCAGGGGTCTGGTCAGGTACCACGAGAGAGGCAGGTTCCCCCAAGAACCTGATCGAAGGCTCTTTGAGGATCCCATATTGGCTGTGGCCTGGGCCTCGGATCCCATGTTCAAGTCCCTTAAAAAAATAATAGGCACCTTTCACCAGCTTCCAGTCCAGATACTGAGGGATGCTTTCCCAGGCAGACGCATTGATGAGGAAGAGGTGTATGTGGTGTGCTACGCTCTTCCCATCACTCAAGCCACGAGGCTTGCCAACAGCAGCCAATATCGCTACCCCCACAGGGACTGGATGCTCACCAAGATCCATGGCGAGGCTTTCAACGAGTGGCTCAGAGCAGAACTGGTGCGCTGGATCATGGGGAAAGGCCACATGGCTGCGGCCCCGATCCTGCAGCCATCCTACATCCAGTTTCCGCATCTGAATGGGGACATCACCTCCAACTGGTCAGAACGTCACGCCTGTTTTGTAGCAGGCTTAGGAACCTTTGGCCTGAGCCGTGGGCTCATAACTCAGGCCGGCATGGCGGTGCGCTTGGGCACTGTGGTTACGGACCTTCCATTGAAGCCCACTGCCCGAGATTATGATTCGCCCTTTGCACACTGCCTGTTCCTGGCGAGCGGCCGATGTGGAATCTGTATCCGTCGTTGTCCTGCAGGAGCAATTACTCCTTGGGGTCAGGACAAGCAGAAATGCCAGGCGCACCAGATAGCTGCCTTGAAAAGAAAAGGTCGGGATCTGGGGCTGGGTCTGCAACTGAGCGGGCTTCATCTATCCTGTGGGCTTTGCCAGACAGGGGTGCCCTGCGAGCAGGGCATTCCTAGGCCCGGCTCAAAGGATCTGCAAGGGGCTTCTGGGCCCTAG